The Bdellovibrionota bacterium genome has a window encoding:
- the csrA gene encoding carbon storage regulator CsrA, producing the protein MLVLTRKLGESIAIDDNIKITVVQIKGKQVRLGIQAPKDTKIHREEVYLAIQDQNKQSVDTPSDNARRVAKLLKS; encoded by the coding sequence ATGCTGGTTCTCACTCGTAAATTAGGTGAAAGTATCGCGATTGATGATAATATCAAGATCACTGTCGTTCAGATCAAAGGTAAACAAGTCCGTTTAGGCATCCAGGCGCCTAAGGATACGAAAATTCATAGAGAAGAAGTCTATCTAGCCATTCAGGATCAAAATAAGCAGTCGGTAGATACGCCATCAGATAACGCGCGTCGTGTCGCAAAGCTTCTCAAATCATAA